From one Microcoleus sp. bin38.metabat.b11b12b14.051 genomic stretch:
- a CDS encoding cupin domain-containing protein: protein MTAAIVSASASRISEGQPADRQKLMSLGQNSEIPDLDHSTDVTIAVLEGVGTLTVCDRTVTLTPGVFVFVPAGIPRTIKVATTLNLLLIDCEADPDLSESAWLMNFQL from the coding sequence GTGACAGCAGCAATAGTTTCCGCGTCAGCCTCGCGAATCAGCGAGGGGCAACCAGCCGATCGCCAAAAACTGATGAGTTTGGGTCAAAATTCCGAAATACCCGACCTGGATCACTCCACAGATGTCACCATAGCCGTCTTAGAAGGAGTGGGAACTCTCACGGTGTGCGATCGAACAGTCACTTTAACACCCGGAGTATTTGTGTTTGTACCCGCCGGCATCCCGCGCACTATAAAAGTAGCAACGACACTGAATTTGTTACTAATTGACTGCGAAGCCGACCCGGATCTGAGTGAGTCAGCTTGGTTGATGAATTTTCAACTTTAA
- the fldA gene encoding flavodoxin FldA, whose product MSKSIGLFYGTTTGKTESIADMIRDEFGDDIVTLHDIGRAESDDFAEYECLIIACPTWNIGELQSDWEGFFTELDDIDFSGKKVAYLGTGDQEGYPDNFMDAMGILAEKISDQGGETVGQWPVDGYDFNESKAVVNGKFLGLAIDEDNQSDLTEARVKSWVSQLKKEFGL is encoded by the coding sequence ATGTCGAAATCAATTGGTCTATTTTACGGAACTACAACTGGCAAAACTGAATCTATCGCTGACATGATTCGAGATGAATTTGGCGACGATATCGTAACTTTGCACGACATCGGTCGCGCTGAGTCTGATGATTTCGCCGAATACGAATGTCTGATTATCGCTTGTCCGACTTGGAATATCGGCGAACTGCAAAGCGACTGGGAAGGTTTTTTTACCGAACTTGATGATATTGATTTTAGTGGCAAAAAAGTAGCTTATTTGGGAACTGGCGACCAAGAAGGCTACCCAGATAATTTTATGGATGCAATGGGGATTTTGGCTGAGAAAATCTCGGATCAGGGCGGTGAAACTGTCGGTCAGTGGCCGGTAGATGGCTATGATTTTAATGAATCTAAAGCTGTAGTTAATGGCAAGTTTTTGGGTCTTGCTATTGATGAAGACAATCAATCGGATCTGACGGAAGCACGGGTCAAATCTTGGGTATCTCAACTCAAGAAAGAATTTGGCTTGTAG